From Salinirubellus salinus, the proteins below share one genomic window:
- a CDS encoding lipoate--protein ligase family protein, with protein sequence MTDAGVDPNPAVADAEWRVVTEEVLDGATAMAYDEVAAETAANGGPRTVRVYQWLPSTLSLGYRQDADDVDWRFCEREGIDVVRRPTGGGAIYHDTHGDISYSIVAPADELPGDLMETYELLCEPVLAALRAAGVPADFAETEREAIFEPACFLRDVNPAHDVVTPEGKKVAGNAQHRTRDAVVQHGSFSFAPNPERHCSCFADCDVPVEQFEDRVASMEATIERTIETREYEGEDVGPLDSLAVSRDHAVRTLERSLAAWCDADEQGWTEAERERAREIADEKYRTEAWTRERDDPLA encoded by the coding sequence ATGACCGACGCAGGGGTCGACCCGAACCCGGCGGTGGCCGACGCGGAGTGGCGCGTCGTCACCGAGGAGGTACTCGACGGCGCGACGGCGATGGCCTACGACGAGGTCGCGGCGGAGACGGCCGCGAACGGCGGCCCCCGAACTGTCCGGGTCTACCAGTGGCTCCCGAGCACGCTCTCGCTCGGGTACCGACAGGACGCCGACGACGTGGACTGGCGCTTCTGCGAGCGCGAGGGCATCGACGTGGTCCGCCGGCCGACCGGCGGCGGCGCCATCTACCACGACACGCACGGCGACATCTCCTACTCCATCGTCGCGCCCGCGGACGAACTCCCCGGCGACCTGATGGAGACGTACGAGCTGCTCTGCGAGCCGGTGCTGGCGGCGCTCCGCGCGGCGGGCGTCCCCGCCGACTTCGCCGAGACCGAACGCGAGGCCATCTTCGAGCCGGCGTGTTTCCTCCGGGACGTGAACCCCGCACACGACGTGGTCACGCCCGAGGGGAAGAAGGTGGCCGGCAACGCCCAGCACCGGACCCGCGACGCGGTGGTCCAGCACGGCTCGTTCTCGTTCGCGCCCAACCCGGAGCGGCACTGCTCGTGTTTCGCCGACTGCGACGTGCCCGTCGAGCAGTTCGAGGACCGCGTCGCCTCGATGGAGGCGACCATCGAGCGGACCATCGAGACCCGCGAGTACGAGGGTGAGGACGTGGGGCCACTCGACAGTCTGGCCGTCTCGCGCGACCACGCGGTCCGCACACTGGAGCGGAGTCTGGCGGCGTGGTGCGACGCCGACGAGCAGGGGTGGACCGAGGCGGAGCGCGAGCGCGCGAGGGAGATCGCCGACGAGAAGTACCGGACCGAGGCGTGGACGCGCGAGCGAGACGACCCCCTCGCCTGA
- a CDS encoding ribonuclease H-like domain-containing protein, with amino-acid sequence MRIENSFIPVRGVGEKTERKLWERGVTHWDEFDSSLVGATTAERIESFIETARPRLDRGDARFFADALPSAEAWRLYENFRNEAAFFDIETTGLSKERDKVTTVSVYQNGETETLIHGQDLTRERLAEALDAPLLVTYNGASFDVPFVERSFDLSLDAAHLDLLYPCRSVDLTGGLKTVEKDVGIERDRPDLSGRDAVRLWHDYERRGNDEALETLVSYNREDTVNLRTVADAVAERLHEDRCGGLL; translated from the coding sequence GTGCGAATCGAGAACAGTTTCATCCCGGTCCGTGGCGTGGGCGAGAAGACCGAGCGAAAGCTCTGGGAGCGAGGCGTCACCCACTGGGACGAGTTCGACTCGTCGCTCGTCGGAGCCACGACGGCCGAGCGCATCGAGTCGTTCATCGAGACGGCCCGCCCTCGACTCGACCGGGGGGACGCCCGGTTCTTCGCGGACGCCCTCCCCAGCGCGGAGGCGTGGCGCCTCTACGAGAACTTCCGGAACGAGGCCGCGTTCTTCGACATCGAGACGACCGGGCTCTCGAAGGAGCGGGACAAGGTGACCACCGTCTCCGTGTACCAGAACGGCGAGACGGAGACCCTGATTCACGGGCAGGACCTCACGCGAGAGCGACTGGCCGAGGCGCTGGACGCTCCGTTGCTCGTCACCTACAACGGCGCGAGTTTCGACGTCCCGTTCGTCGAGCGGTCGTTCGACCTCTCGCTCGACGCGGCGCACCTCGACCTGCTCTACCCCTGCCGGTCGGTCGACCTGACGGGCGGGCTGAAGACCGTCGAGAAGGACGTGGGTATCGAGCGCGACCGGCCGGACCTCTCGGGTCGTGACGCGGTGCGGCTGTGGCACGACTACGAGCGCCGCGGGAACGACGAGGCGCTGGAGACGCTGGTCTCGTACAACCGCGAGGACACCGTCAACCTCCGGACCGTCGCGGACGCGGTGGCCGAACGGCTCCACGAGGACCGCTGCGGCGGCCTCCTCTGA
- a CDS encoding DJ-1/PfpI family protein, translating into MDLQILLYDGFDEVDAIAPYEVFRNAETAGAALETTMVTLDERDTVTASHDLEVGVQGTLGSPDALLVPGGGWGNRAEQGAWGEYERGDVPEAVAEAYDAGATVLTVCTGGMLAAKSGVLNGRPATTHHVAHADLRDSAAEFVEARVVDDGRVLTCGGVTSGLDLAVHFVRREFGDDVADTVQAEMEYEPRGEVLVVE; encoded by the coding sequence ATGGACCTCCAGATACTGCTCTACGACGGGTTCGACGAGGTGGACGCCATCGCGCCGTACGAGGTGTTCCGGAACGCCGAGACGGCGGGGGCGGCCCTCGAGACGACGATGGTCACGCTGGACGAGCGCGACACCGTGACCGCCAGCCACGACCTCGAGGTCGGCGTACAGGGGACGCTCGGGTCGCCCGACGCGCTCCTCGTTCCCGGCGGCGGGTGGGGCAACCGGGCCGAACAGGGTGCGTGGGGCGAGTACGAGCGGGGCGACGTCCCCGAGGCCGTCGCCGAGGCCTACGACGCGGGCGCCACCGTCCTCACCGTCTGCACGGGCGGGATGCTCGCGGCGAAGTCGGGCGTGCTGAACGGCCGGCCGGCGACGACCCACCACGTCGCGCACGCCGACCTGCGCGATTCGGCGGCGGAGTTCGTGGAGGCTCGGGTCGTGGACGACGGGCGCGTGCTCACGTGTGGGGGTGTGACCTCGGGGCTGGACCTCGCCGTCCACTTCGTCCGCCGAGAGTTCGGCGACGACGTGGCCGACACCGTGCAGGCCGAGATGGAGTACGAACCTCGTGGGGAAGTGCTAGTGGTCGAGTAG
- a CDS encoding NAD-dependent succinate-semialdehyde dehydrogenase has product MRSVDPTTGEELATYEEHTPEEVDAALERAVDEFAEWRERPVQERCGVLVEAADLLRERSEEYGELMSKEMGKPIEQGVGEVEKCAWVCEYYAERAPEQLADEVIGTEHDARTLVSHEPLGPVLAVMPWNFPFWQVFRFAAPNLAAGNVGLLKHASNVPGSALAIEEVLRDAGAPEGAFQTLLVSSGQVDSVIEDRRVKAVTLTGSELAGRAVAETAGRELKKTVLELGGADPFVVLEDAPIEETVEKAVHARTQNNGQSCIAGKRFVVVESVYDEFLDRFVDAMADLTVGDPLDPETDVGPQAREDLMEELHDQVERSVEAGAEVALGGEPLDREGPFYPPTVLTDVPLDSAVACEETFGPVAAVIRVPDEETAVEVANDSTLGLGASVWTADLERGERVAREFEAGCCFVNEFVKSDPRVPFGGVKDSGYGRELSRDGIHEFVNRKTVWVDHGLTED; this is encoded by the coding sequence ATGCGCAGTGTCGACCCGACGACTGGCGAGGAGTTGGCCACGTACGAGGAGCACACGCCCGAGGAGGTGGACGCCGCCCTCGAGCGAGCCGTCGACGAGTTCGCAGAGTGGCGCGAGCGGCCGGTCCAGGAGCGCTGCGGGGTGCTCGTCGAGGCGGCCGACCTCCTGCGCGAGCGCAGCGAGGAGTACGGCGAGCTGATGTCGAAGGAGATGGGCAAGCCCATCGAGCAGGGCGTCGGTGAGGTGGAGAAGTGCGCGTGGGTGTGTGAGTACTACGCCGAGCGGGCGCCCGAACAGCTGGCCGACGAGGTGATCGGCACCGAGCACGACGCCCGCACGCTGGTCTCGCACGAACCGCTGGGGCCGGTGCTGGCGGTGATGCCGTGGAACTTCCCGTTCTGGCAGGTATTCCGTTTCGCGGCCCCGAACCTCGCGGCGGGGAACGTCGGTCTCCTGAAACACGCCTCGAACGTCCCCGGTAGCGCGCTCGCCATCGAGGAGGTGCTCCGGGACGCAGGCGCGCCCGAGGGGGCGTTCCAGACCCTCCTCGTCAGCTCGGGACAGGTCGACTCGGTGATCGAGGACCGACGGGTGAAGGCGGTGACGCTGACGGGGAGCGAACTCGCCGGTCGCGCCGTCGCCGAGACCGCCGGCCGGGAACTGAAGAAGACGGTCCTCGAACTCGGCGGGGCCGACCCGTTCGTCGTCCTCGAGGACGCCCCCATCGAGGAGACCGTCGAGAAGGCCGTCCACGCCCGGACGCAGAACAACGGCCAGTCCTGCATCGCCGGCAAGCGGTTCGTCGTCGTCGAGTCGGTGTACGACGAGTTCCTCGACCGGTTCGTCGACGCGATGGCCGACCTGACCGTCGGTGACCCGCTGGACCCCGAGACGGACGTGGGGCCGCAGGCCCGCGAGGACCTGATGGAGGAGCTCCACGACCAGGTCGAGCGGAGCGTCGAAGCGGGCGCGGAGGTGGCGCTCGGCGGCGAACCGCTGGACCGCGAGGGGCCGTTCTACCCGCCGACGGTGCTGACGGACGTCCCGCTCGACAGCGCCGTGGCCTGCGAGGAGACGTTCGGCCCTGTCGCCGCTGTCATCCGGGTGCCGGACGAGGAGACGGCCGTCGAGGTGGCCAACGACTCCACGCTGGGGCTGGGCGCGAGCGTCTGGACCGCGGACCTCGAACGGGGCGAGCGCGTCGCCCGCGAGTTCGAGGCCGGCTGTTGCTTCGTCAACGAGTTCGTGAAGAGCGACCCGAGAGTCCCGTTCGGCGGCGTGAAGGACTCGGGCTACGGGCGGGAGCTGAGCCGTGACGGCATCCACGAGTTCGTCAACCGGAAGACGGTCTGGGTGGACCACGGGCTGACCGAGGACTGA
- the kynU gene encoding kynureninase, protein MSDDDPLPSYDASREYAHARDEAAGWTLSERFHVPEGHYVDGNSLGPVSEDAERTLTRVLEEWRDLAIEGWTDGDPPWFGYGEYLGERLAPIVGAGADEVVVANSTTVNVHTLVGTFLSVAAERGLGRKVLVNELDFPTDHYAVRAQLRLRGLDPDEHLVAVDSRDGRTIEEADVEAALAASPDVGVLFFPSVLYRSGQLLDLERLTEAAHDHDALAGFDLAHSVGAVPHDLSAVDADFATWCHYKYLNAGPGAIAGLYVNREHHGLTPALTGWWGHEKETQFEMNHTYTPAQSAGAWQIGTVPMLSAAPIEGSLDVVRAAGDGDTRAGIERLRARSLALTEYLVRLVDDRLPECEVGTPRDRERRGGHVAVEHPDGYRLSEALKARDVVVDFRPPDVVRVCPSPYYVGFADVWAVVDEIREILDSGAHERFERRSGGVT, encoded by the coding sequence ATGAGCGACGACGACCCACTGCCGAGCTACGACGCCTCGCGCGAGTACGCCCACGCGCGGGACGAGGCCGCTGGGTGGACGCTGAGCGAGCGGTTCCACGTGCCCGAGGGCCACTACGTCGACGGGAACTCGCTGGGACCTGTCTCCGAGGACGCCGAGCGCACCCTCACCCGCGTCCTCGAGGAGTGGCGCGATCTCGCTATCGAGGGGTGGACCGACGGCGACCCGCCGTGGTTCGGCTACGGGGAGTATCTCGGCGAGCGACTCGCGCCAATCGTGGGTGCCGGGGCCGACGAGGTCGTCGTGGCGAACTCCACGACGGTGAACGTCCACACCCTCGTCGGGACGTTCCTCTCGGTGGCCGCCGAGCGGGGGCTGGGGCGGAAGGTCCTCGTGAACGAGCTCGACTTCCCCACCGACCACTACGCCGTCCGGGCGCAGCTCCGCCTCCGGGGGCTGGACCCCGACGAGCACCTCGTAGCCGTCGACTCGCGCGACGGCCGGACCATCGAGGAGGCGGACGTCGAGGCCGCGCTGGCGGCGTCCCCGGACGTGGGCGTGCTGTTCTTCCCGAGCGTCCTGTACCGCTCCGGGCAGTTGCTGGACCTCGAACGACTGACCGAGGCGGCCCACGACCACGACGCGCTCGCCGGGTTCGACCTCGCACACTCCGTCGGCGCCGTCCCCCACGACCTCTCGGCCGTCGACGCGGACTTCGCCACCTGGTGTCACTACAAGTACCTCAACGCCGGCCCGGGCGCCATCGCCGGACTCTACGTGAACCGCGAGCACCACGGCCTGACGCCCGCGCTCACGGGATGGTGGGGCCACGAGAAGGAGACCCAGTTCGAGATGAACCACACCTACACGCCCGCGCAGTCGGCCGGTGCGTGGCAGATCGGGACCGTCCCGATGCTGTCGGCCGCCCCCATCGAGGGGTCGCTGGACGTGGTCCGCGCAGCCGGCGACGGGGACACGAGAGCCGGCATCGAGCGGCTCCGGGCGCGCTCGCTGGCACTCACGGAGTACCTCGTCCGACTGGTCGACGACCGCCTGCCCGAGTGCGAGGTCGGGACGCCGCGCGACCGCGAGCGCCGTGGCGGCCACGTCGCGGTCGAACACCCCGACGGCTACCGGCTGAGCGAGGCGCTCAAGGCTCGGGACGTGGTCGTCGACTTCCGCCCGCCGGACGTGGTGCGGGTGTGCCCCTCGCCGTACTACGTCGGGTTCGCGGACGTGTGGGCGGTCGTGGACGAGATCCGCGAGATACTTGATTCGGGCGCTCACGAGCGGTTCGAGCGGCGTTCGGGCGGCGTGACCTGA
- a CDS encoding alpha/beta hydrolase translates to MTDTPLDPALADVVSALDAEAVPPWSSLGVESARRLEDELFSAGSGPEMDLIREFAVPGEGGELPLRLYRPPDVERPAPALVFAHGGGWTLGTLDSADDICRELAARVGCTVVSVDYRLAPEHPFPAPLEDVRTAATWVREHAESLGVDTSRLGLAGTSAGGNLAAATALYTVSEGGDPFACQVLLYPITDCSFDTDSYREHADGPLLTRTDMEWFWAQYRRTPADAYHPLASVLRAPDAMLDCETPAVVATGGHDPLRDEGRAYAERLREFVDCATHDVPALAHGFCSLTDDVPAADETFDAIAESVRERL, encoded by the coding sequence ATGACCGATACACCGCTCGACCCGGCCCTCGCGGACGTGGTCAGCGCGCTCGACGCCGAGGCCGTCCCGCCGTGGTCCAGCCTCGGCGTCGAGAGTGCCCGCCGCCTCGAGGACGAACTGTTCTCGGCCGGCTCCGGCCCGGAGATGGACCTGATCCGGGAGTTCGCGGTGCCGGGTGAGGGTGGCGAGCTGCCGCTTCGTCTCTACCGGCCGCCAGACGTCGAGCGGCCCGCGCCCGCGCTCGTGTTCGCCCACGGCGGGGGCTGGACGCTCGGGACGCTGGACTCCGCGGACGACATCTGCCGGGAACTCGCTGCTCGGGTGGGTTGTACCGTCGTCAGTGTGGACTACCGTCTCGCGCCCGAACACCCGTTCCCGGCCCCGCTGGAGGACGTACGGACGGCCGCCACGTGGGTCCGCGAGCACGCCGAGTCGCTCGGCGTCGACACCTCGCGCCTGGGACTGGCCGGGACGTCGGCAGGGGGGAACCTCGCGGCGGCGACGGCGCTCTACACGGTCTCCGAGGGGGGCGACCCGTTCGCCTGCCAGGTGTTGCTGTACCCCATCACGGACTGTTCGTTCGACACCGACTCGTACCGCGAACACGCGGACGGCCCCCTGCTCACGCGCACCGACATGGAGTGGTTCTGGGCGCAGTACCGCCGCACGCCCGCCGACGCGTACCACCCGCTCGCGTCGGTGCTGCGCGCCCCCGACGCGATGCTCGACTGTGAGACGCCGGCCGTCGTCGCCACGGGAGGGCACGACCCGCTCCGGGACGAGGGCCGGGCCTACGCCGAGCGCCTGCGCGAGTTCGTCGACTGTGCGACCCACGACGTGCCGGCGCTGGCCCACGGGTTCTGCTCGCTCACGGACGACGTGCCCGCCGCGGACGAGACGTTCGACGCCATCGCGGAGAGCGTTCGCGAGCGGCTCTGA
- a CDS encoding serine/threonine-protein kinase RIO2: MVRNVAGEMASLEPGDFYLLSGVEHGMRFARWVDRGKIENFSRLDGEEVEYRLDRCEDRGLVERKTIQYTGFRLTFEGYDALALRTFSERETLQGVGAPLGVGKESDVYEAQSYKPLALKFHREGYTNFREVQKERDYTSDKEHISWFYTARKAAEREHEALEALYPAVRVPRPVDQNRHAIVMEKLSGVELSKAKLDPSQAVGVLDLILDEVQTAYQEGYVHADMSEYNVFVDEDGVTVFDWPQAVPVDHENADEFLERDVRNLVGYFRRKHPAEVPEVDVGAVAEAIRTDAFEGVRTLTSE, from the coding sequence ATGGTGCGGAACGTCGCCGGTGAGATGGCTTCGCTCGAACCCGGGGACTTCTACCTCCTCTCGGGTGTCGAGCACGGGATGCGCTTCGCCCGCTGGGTCGACCGGGGGAAGATAGAGAACTTCTCGCGCCTCGACGGGGAGGAGGTCGAGTACCGGCTGGACCGGTGTGAGGACCGCGGTCTCGTCGAGCGGAAGACCATCCAGTACACGGGGTTCCGGCTGACGTTCGAGGGGTACGACGCGCTGGCGCTCCGGACCTTCTCCGAGCGCGAGACCCTGCAGGGCGTCGGCGCGCCGCTCGGGGTGGGCAAGGAGAGCGACGTCTACGAGGCCCAGTCGTACAAGCCGCTCGCGCTGAAGTTCCACCGCGAGGGGTACACGAACTTCCGCGAGGTACAGAAGGAGCGCGACTACACGAGCGACAAGGAGCACATCTCGTGGTTCTACACGGCCCGGAAGGCCGCCGAGCGGGAACACGAGGCGCTCGAGGCGCTCTACCCGGCCGTCCGGGTCCCCCGCCCGGTGGACCAGAACCGCCACGCCATCGTGATGGAGAAACTGTCGGGGGTCGAACTCTCGAAGGCGAAACTCGACCCGTCGCAGGCGGTGGGGGTGCTCGACCTGATCCTGGACGAGGTCCAGACGGCGTACCAGGAGGGGTACGTCCACGCGGACATGTCCGAGTACAACGTCTTCGTCGACGAGGACGGGGTGACGGTGTTCGACTGGCCGCAGGCGGTCCCCGTCGACCACGAGAACGCCGACGAGTTCCTCGAACGCGACGTGCGCAACCTCGTGGGCTACTTCCGGCGGAAACACCCGGCAGAGGTGCCCGAAGTGGACGTCGGTGCGGTGGCCGAGGCCATCAGGACGGACGCCTTCGAGGGCGTTCGGACGCTCACCTCGGAGTAG
- a CDS encoding AbrB/MazE/SpoVT family DNA-binding domain-containing protein — protein MSKHDGGRTLVPELLEELQGAGQDAVGAQRELLRRLAGASAGPDVGLSTELEELSRTATFKTRVQRSGRISIPDAEREALDIREGDIVQTVIVPVKRNRGDTNE, from the coding sequence ATGTCGAAGCACGACGGCGGTCGTACGCTAGTCCCGGAACTCCTGGAGGAACTCCAGGGCGCCGGACAGGACGCCGTGGGGGCTCAGCGGGAGCTCCTGCGGCGGCTCGCGGGTGCGTCCGCCGGACCCGATGTCGGGCTGAGCACCGAACTCGAGGAACTGAGTCGGACCGCGACGTTCAAGACGCGCGTCCAGCGCAGCGGGCGCATCAGCATCCCCGACGCCGAGCGCGAGGCACTCGACATCCGGGAGGGCGACATCGTCCAGACGGTCATCGTGCCCGTCAAGCGAAACCGAGGCGATACCAATGAGTGA
- a CDS encoding DUF445 domain-containing protein produces MIPSNIDWSLLLIPPITGVIGYITNWVGIRLLFKPLNFVGVRVRGLEEFVPHLPEKLQQIPGVMEGRLGWQGIIPSRAAKMGSIAVDKGVGKLATQEEYYDRFDSEEIASHIVATAGDEIRDLVEEVIRREHPQLWADMPDAGKELVFTRVERQLPEVTERITEEMGHHVDELLDVKLMIMNHLEEHPELINRMFLETGERELKFIVNSGFYLGTLLGMVSIPLFVFVQSPFVLPVAGIFVGYFTNYIAIKAIFQPQNPIQVGPFTIQGLFLKRQNEASETYASIVAEDIITVQNVARNMLYGRKSDRTRRLIREALRPAVDDAVGVAGPLVRVTTGEREYEAIRESVATESVEAALEPLSDPEFNRQRAAAVQSLVAERMKALSRPEFAETLRTAFKEDEWMLIWVGAVLGFVAGWIQLAVVTAV; encoded by the coding sequence ATGATCCCGTCGAACATCGACTGGAGTCTCCTGCTGATCCCACCCATCACGGGGGTCATCGGGTACATCACCAACTGGGTCGGCATCCGACTCCTGTTCAAGCCGCTGAACTTCGTCGGGGTGCGGGTCCGCGGGCTGGAGGAGTTCGTCCCCCACCTCCCGGAGAAACTCCAGCAGATCCCCGGCGTGATGGAGGGTCGCCTCGGCTGGCAGGGCATCATCCCCTCGCGAGCGGCGAAGATGGGGAGCATCGCCGTCGACAAGGGCGTCGGGAAGCTCGCCACGCAGGAGGAGTACTACGACCGCTTCGACTCCGAGGAGATCGCCAGCCACATCGTCGCCACCGCCGGCGACGAGATACGGGACCTGGTCGAGGAGGTCATCCGACGCGAACACCCACAGCTCTGGGCCGACATGCCCGACGCGGGCAAGGAACTCGTCTTCACGCGCGTGGAGCGCCAGCTCCCCGAGGTCACAGAGCGCATCACCGAGGAAATGGGCCACCACGTCGACGAACTGCTGGACGTGAAACTGATGATCATGAACCACCTCGAGGAGCACCCCGAACTCATCAACCGGATGTTCCTGGAGACGGGCGAACGCGAACTGAAGTTCATCGTCAACTCCGGGTTCTACCTCGGTACGCTGCTCGGGATGGTCTCCATCCCGCTGTTCGTGTTCGTCCAGAGCCCGTTCGTCCTCCCCGTCGCCGGCATCTTCGTCGGCTACTTCACCAACTACATCGCCATCAAGGCCATCTTCCAGCCGCAGAACCCCATCCAGGTCGGCCCGTTCACCATCCAGGGGCTGTTCCTCAAGCGCCAGAACGAGGCCAGCGAGACGTACGCCAGCATCGTCGCCGAGGACATCATCACCGTCCAGAACGTCGCCCGGAACATGCTCTACGGCCGGAAGTCCGACCGGACCCGGCGGCTCATCCGCGAGGCGCTCCGGCCCGCGGTGGACGACGCCGTCGGCGTGGCCGGCCCGCTCGTCCGGGTCACGACGGGCGAACGCGAGTACGAGGCCATCCGCGAGTCCGTCGCCACCGAGAGCGTCGAGGCGGCGCTCGAGCCGCTGTCGGACCCCGAGTTCAACCGCCAGCGGGCCGCCGCGGTCCAGTCGCTCGTCGCCGAGCGGATGAAGGCCCTCTCCAGACCGGAGTTCGCGGAGACGCTCCGCACCGCGTTCAAGGAGGACGAGTGGATGCTCATCTGGGTCGGCGCCGTGCTCGGGTTCGTCGCCGGCTGGATCCAGCTCGCGGTGGTGACCGCCGTATGA
- a CDS encoding DUF4393 domain-containing protein, with amino-acid sequence MSDDTFSPGDDAFDEGERTNAARSSLDWLVSAFEDGGRAATDDFDPQLVERLFGVLERAARGDVEGRELERLLSVLEAAVVENRLAAEEFEQLLDLLEATLSGDEGTDTDREEVLELLEAAIVDPTKLASAGTEGVFSIVEAALADPEAAAESGLDGVFDLLETLGLSAEATRRLELEEGDTDPFRVARIAAAASQRATGYSVRSGVRTGTRMVQAVVNAESIADLVERVREITFDEMRRLGIDVGEAETPASRWAARRQVDAERLREEAGWLLDRSADVDYEEPVHPAFPNVLRQLAADEARILRLLIAEGDEPAVTVRDRGVVPLSSSLVAEDLTMIGINAGVRDEDRVSVYLDNLERLGLVAFSDEPVETLKRYQVLEAQPAVEDAMDEASRPKLVRHSVGLTAFGTAFCETCLPFVGDGPTVDDEEEGA; translated from the coding sequence ATGAGCGACGACACCTTCTCGCCCGGCGACGACGCCTTCGACGAGGGCGAGCGGACGAACGCGGCCCGCTCCAGTCTGGACTGGCTCGTCTCGGCGTTCGAGGACGGCGGTCGCGCCGCCACGGACGACTTCGACCCCCAGCTCGTCGAGCGCCTGTTCGGCGTGCTGGAGCGAGCCGCCCGCGGCGACGTGGAGGGGCGGGAACTCGAGCGCCTGCTCTCCGTGCTCGAGGCCGCCGTCGTCGAGAACCGGCTGGCGGCCGAGGAGTTCGAGCAGTTGCTCGACCTCCTCGAGGCGACGCTCTCGGGCGACGAGGGGACCGACACGGACCGCGAGGAGGTGCTCGAACTGCTGGAGGCGGCCATCGTCGACCCGACGAAACTGGCGAGCGCGGGCACGGAGGGGGTGTTCTCCATCGTCGAGGCGGCGCTGGCCGACCCCGAGGCGGCGGCCGAGAGCGGGCTCGACGGTGTGTTCGACCTGCTGGAGACGCTCGGGCTGAGCGCGGAGGCGACCCGCCGGCTCGAACTCGAGGAGGGCGACACCGACCCGTTCCGCGTCGCCCGCATCGCCGCCGCGGCCTCCCAGCGGGCGACGGGCTACTCGGTCCGCTCGGGCGTCCGCACGGGGACTCGGATGGTGCAGGCCGTCGTCAACGCCGAGTCCATCGCGGACCTCGTCGAGCGGGTACGCGAGATAACCTTCGACGAGATGCGTCGGCTCGGTATCGACGTGGGCGAGGCGGAGACGCCGGCCTCGCGGTGGGCCGCACGCCGACAGGTCGACGCCGAGCGCCTCCGCGAGGAGGCCGGCTGGCTGCTGGACCGTTCGGCCGACGTGGACTACGAGGAACCGGTCCACCCGGCGTTCCCGAACGTCCTCCGGCAACTCGCGGCCGACGAGGCCCGCATCCTCCGGCTGCTGATCGCCGAGGGGGACGAACCCGCCGTCACCGTCCGCGACCGCGGGGTCGTCCCCCTGTCCTCCTCGCTCGTCGCCGAGGACCTCACGATGATTGGCATCAACGCCGGCGTGCGCGACGAGGACCGCGTGTCCGTCTACCTCGACAACCTCGAACGGCTTGGGCTGGTCGCGTTCTCCGACGAGCCGGTCGAGACCCTCAAGCGCTACCAGGTGCTGGAGGCCCAGCCGGCCGTCGAGGACGCGATGGACGAGGCCTCGCGGCCGAAACTGGTCCGCCACAGCGTCGGGTTGACCGCGTTCGGCACGGCGTTCTGCGAGACGTGTCTCCCGTTCGTCGGCGACGGCCCGACCGTCGATGACGAGGAGGAGGGCGCGTAA
- a CDS encoding 50S ribosomal protein L15e: MARSFYSHIREAWKTPKEGKLAELQWQRQQDWRRQGAIERIERPTRLDKARSLGYKAKQGVVVARVAVRKGTARKVRHKAGRRSKRQGVNKITRRKSIQRIAEERASRKFRNLRVLNSYWVGEDGSRKWHEVVMLDPNHPAIENDDDLNWICDDSHKGRVFRGKTSAGQKGRGMQQRGKGTEHTRPSLRSNNRRGK; the protein is encoded by the coding sequence ATGGCACGAAGTTTCTACTCCCACATCCGGGAGGCGTGGAAGACCCCCAAGGAGGGGAAGCTCGCAGAGCTACAGTGGCAGCGACAGCAGGATTGGCGGCGCCAGGGCGCCATCGAGCGCATCGAGCGCCCCACCCGACTGGACAAGGCTCGCTCGCTGGGCTACAAGGCCAAGCAGGGCGTCGTCGTCGCCCGCGTGGCCGTCCGCAAGGGGACCGCCCGCAAGGTCCGGCACAAGGCCGGTCGGCGCTCGAAGCGCCAGGGTGTCAACAAGATCACCCGGCGCAAGTCCATCCAGCGCATCGCCGAGGAGCGCGCCTCGCGCAAGTTCCGCAACCTGCGCGTGCTCAACTCCTACTGGGTCGGCGAGGACGGCTCGCGCAAGTGGCACGAGGTCGTCATGCTGGACCCGAACCACCCCGCCATCGAGAACGACGACGACCTGAACTGGATCTGTGACGATTCACACAAGGGTCGCGTCTTCCGTGGCAAGACCAGCGCCGGCCAGAAGGGCCGGGGGATGCAACAGCGCGGCAAGGGGACGGAACACACCCGTCCGTCGCTGCGCTCGAACAACCGCCGCGGGAAGTAA